A single genomic interval of Psychroserpens sp. NJDZ02 harbors:
- a CDS encoding DUF3883 domain-containing protein — translation MQDQLVTHIDNTAIKDLIELRRKEYLQAPLRIVEDYNNENKNIDEYNGRQLLEMIQNANDESDTLKAKKVFIKVDENSLIIANNGNPFSLGGVESLMYSDLSPKTMEENKVGKKGLGFRSILNWSKEIYIASYDLHLKFSEQHASNFLKSVLEEKPEIRETLKRKTKKNIPISVLRCPFLETDNSKKKFTDYDTVIELTLKDDESIYESIITQIEKDIVPEALIFLNKLEEIEVQTPESHFQFTKNIGPEEGQITISKMDFLDDDYNQEWIWNILEDKGHIQGKEDSKNYELKIAYNPNEEVSFHKLFSYFRTEVDFPYPVIAHGSFELKSDRNQLSRDKNDFNIQLVKKLAKLLVDCALKLTESDVSNYDALKLLIPTGNQHSSLYEDPWDFDDLIKDHINETAIFPTITNEYITLEENFKFYDVVIDHLIPNTYLSDFNTLLKSSPDDVIIKYLTKQYPDLRYSESDFTEKLNKIIEEGNFTIDEKVEWIDVLSRNTKSFYDSEKPTLPNLLINEDGDIIKTGKEEIILPPKETTYKLPTELELQFIDKSFTEKLKEQIDGDIRNLSTRLRIFQVDEYSMTVVARKVISASHKILDNANEKSLAIVSGMHTVLFHIYNGLDEEDKRSFFPNLPSPLLYSLNGDLKAANKLYFGKGYDAGYLCKHLLKSIEEDVFIGSLEKNGLNDLIEEHQISKLEKYLKWIGVADMPRRKIIENNSIPDKQEYVNYIFDNLSYPYSLPDDPKTFETREEIGRTSAHEINVLWYDYFDEIIENTAIEFLLAWFVKDREINNSIVIDNDHDKAELWFLFDSVRNQRYLEDNDVRSYLLFFLKNTKFIPVDGGKRAKPTECVANSGNLSPLVHTPQINYDADVFNYYNIKEDQIELLLNRLGVKESFKELSVQVMYRLLSEHHKHFSKNKSSASVLYNAIIDATMNLPKDFSWDFDERNEYIENGVVLSIVSGKNEYVPINEATYVLNPNHSQDLLAKLKVSKIRQRVGNTRIKELFGVQPMDHIEFKVKKPSLNERLNDEFQQEFTQLKPLLFVYRQQKNLTETQKKRELGSLKELKIKICFNAEVKFDINAKTQQLKLKNNEYVYEKETQTYYVQVNDNITSYKDLKQEYRFTETLSDIICGALTVTENRKDFMLIIGQDQSRWKEIMTREFPDFSEIEMEVMKNFEGALTSKQLFWRTILKCFKSEFSNADLIDEKQIYKYFNNKISWDDFFDVYRGLNYYELSTNANYKFTQRLFNKLNIDIKSFNKYSKNNLNFQDYYLNLFQGIHSSFSKKYKSILFLKGYSDSFIDEIEAFDTFDFEVVEIPNELNLDLNKLYQKELIEYNALSLFDVKEADVIDVEKEYKSCLKTFKKQLQDENIFDRELLLSLQYDNEFKNNIYFSKYQKLLEIYKARYLNEDTKRRTVSLSSTSEEIDIEDDENLMVQILANIEKIDLEIEFHTPERVEVNQSKGKGRSSGQSTNNLPSTGIPKSDIGFIGEKYAFELLKKTYDEVIWKSEYAIRAGFSGGKDGFGYDFECIKDNETRYIEVKASTTSNNMFHISKNEVKIGHANTGTYDVLLISNLLSDNIKAQYLKNIFEYQENDTFFENNSFLVETDGYKIKFK, via the coding sequence ATGCAAGACCAACTCGTTACACATATAGATAATACAGCTATAAAAGACCTAATAGAGTTAAGGCGTAAAGAATATTTGCAAGCGCCTTTGCGCATTGTAGAAGATTACAATAACGAGAATAAAAACATAGATGAATACAATGGAAGGCAACTACTAGAAATGATACAAAATGCCAATGACGAGAGTGATACGTTAAAGGCTAAAAAAGTATTTATTAAAGTAGATGAAAACAGCTTAATTATTGCCAATAATGGTAATCCGTTTTCTTTAGGTGGTGTAGAATCGTTAATGTATAGCGATTTAAGCCCTAAAACTATGGAAGAAAATAAAGTCGGTAAAAAAGGCTTAGGTTTTAGATCTATACTTAACTGGTCTAAAGAAATCTATATTGCTAGTTACGATTTGCATTTAAAATTTTCTGAACAACACGCTTCCAACTTTTTGAAAAGTGTTTTAGAAGAAAAACCAGAAATTAGAGAAACTTTAAAGCGTAAAACTAAAAAGAACATACCCATTTCCGTTTTAAGATGTCCGTTCTTAGAAACCGACAACTCTAAAAAGAAGTTTACAGACTATGATACAGTTATAGAGCTAACTTTAAAAGATGATGAAAGTATTTATGAGAGTATCATAACTCAGATAGAAAAAGATATAGTTCCAGAAGCATTAATTTTTCTTAATAAATTAGAAGAAATTGAAGTTCAAACACCAGAGTCTCATTTTCAATTTACTAAGAATATAGGACCAGAAGAAGGACAAATAACCATATCTAAAATGGATTTTTTAGATGACGATTATAACCAAGAATGGATATGGAATATTCTTGAAGATAAAGGGCATATTCAAGGTAAAGAAGATTCTAAAAACTACGAGCTAAAAATTGCATATAACCCAAATGAAGAAGTTAGTTTTCATAAGTTGTTTTCATATTTTAGAACCGAAGTAGATTTTCCTTATCCAGTAATAGCACACGGTTCATTTGAATTAAAATCTGACCGAAACCAATTATCTAGAGATAAAAATGATTTCAACATTCAGCTTGTTAAAAAGTTAGCAAAGCTATTAGTTGATTGCGCATTAAAACTAACAGAAAGTGACGTTAGTAATTATGATGCGCTTAAGTTATTAATACCTACTGGTAATCAACATTCATCTTTGTATGAAGACCCTTGGGATTTTGATGATTTAATTAAAGATCACATCAATGAAACTGCAATATTTCCAACAATTACCAATGAGTATATAACTTTAGAAGAAAATTTCAAGTTTTATGATGTTGTAATAGATCATTTAATACCAAACACATATTTATCGGATTTTAATACGCTTTTAAAATCATCACCTGACGATGTGATTATAAAATATCTAACTAAACAATATCCAGATTTAAGGTATTCTGAATCAGATTTTACTGAAAAGTTAAATAAGATTATAGAAGAAGGAAATTTTACCATTGATGAAAAAGTAGAATGGATAGATGTACTTAGTAGGAATACGAAGAGTTTTTATGACTCAGAAAAACCAACACTTCCAAATCTTCTAATTAATGAAGATGGTGATATTATTAAAACAGGTAAAGAGGAAATTATTTTACCACCAAAGGAAACAACGTATAAGTTACCAACCGAACTAGAGTTACAATTTATAGACAAAAGTTTTACTGAAAAACTAAAAGAACAAATAGATGGTGACATTCGTAATTTATCGACACGTTTAAGAATTTTTCAGGTAGACGAATATTCTATGACTGTTGTAGCTAGAAAAGTAATTTCTGCTTCACACAAAATATTAGATAATGCTAACGAGAAAAGTCTTGCTATTGTTAGCGGAATGCACACAGTATTATTTCATATTTATAATGGTTTGGACGAGGAAGATAAAAGATCCTTTTTTCCAAACTTACCATCACCTTTACTATATAGCTTAAATGGAGATTTAAAAGCTGCGAATAAACTTTATTTTGGTAAAGGTTATGATGCAGGCTATTTATGTAAGCATCTATTAAAATCTATTGAGGAAGATGTCTTTATTGGTTCTTTAGAAAAAAACGGACTAAATGATTTAATAGAGGAACATCAAATATCTAAATTAGAAAAATATTTAAAATGGATTGGCGTAGCAGATATGCCAAGACGTAAAATTATTGAAAACAATAGCATACCAGACAAACAAGAGTATGTTAATTACATTTTTGATAATTTAAGCTATCCTTACTCACTTCCAGATGATCCTAAGACATTTGAAACAAGAGAGGAGATAGGTAGAACGTCTGCTCACGAGATTAATGTTTTATGGTATGACTATTTTGATGAAATTATCGAGAACACTGCCATAGAATTCTTATTAGCTTGGTTTGTCAAAGACAGAGAAATTAATAACAGCATAGTAATTGATAATGACCATGACAAGGCCGAATTATGGTTTTTGTTTGATAGTGTTCGTAATCAGAGGTATTTAGAAGATAATGATGTTAGATCATATCTTTTATTTTTTTTAAAAAACACCAAGTTTATTCCTGTTGATGGAGGAAAAAGAGCAAAGCCAACAGAGTGTGTAGCTAATAGTGGTAATTTATCACCTCTAGTACATACACCTCAAATTAATTACGATGCAGATGTCTTTAACTATTACAATATTAAAGAGGATCAGATAGAACTGTTATTAAATAGATTAGGAGTTAAAGAAAGTTTTAAAGAACTATCTGTTCAAGTTATGTATCGCCTTTTAAGTGAGCATCATAAACACTTTAGTAAAAACAAAAGCTCTGCTTCGGTACTTTACAATGCTATAATAGATGCTACAATGAATTTACCCAAAGATTTTAGTTGGGATTTTGATGAGCGTAATGAATACATAGAAAATGGAGTTGTGTTAAGTATCGTTAGTGGTAAAAATGAATATGTTCCCATAAACGAAGCAACTTATGTTTTAAATCCAAATCACAGTCAAGATTTATTAGCAAAATTAAAGGTTTCTAAAATTAGACAAAGAGTTGGTAATACCAGGATTAAAGAGTTGTTTGGTGTACAGCCAATGGATCACATTGAATTTAAGGTTAAAAAACCATCGTTAAATGAAAGATTAAACGATGAGTTTCAGCAAGAATTCACTCAATTAAAACCGTTGTTGTTTGTTTATAGACAGCAAAAGAACCTAACGGAAACTCAGAAAAAAAGAGAGTTAGGTAGTCTTAAAGAATTAAAAATAAAAATTTGTTTTAATGCAGAAGTAAAGTTTGATATTAATGCTAAAACCCAGCAGTTAAAATTAAAAAACAACGAATATGTTTACGAAAAAGAAACACAAACATATTACGTTCAGGTAAATGATAATATTACATCTTATAAAGATTTAAAACAGGAATATCGTTTTACTGAAACATTATCAGATATTATTTGTGGTGCTTTAACAGTAACAGAAAATCGTAAAGATTTTATGTTGATTATTGGGCAAGACCAATCAAGGTGGAAAGAAATTATGACAAGAGAGTTTCCTGATTTTTCAGAGATTGAAATGGAGGTTATGAAAAACTTTGAAGGCGCATTAACTTCAAAACAATTATTTTGGAGAACAATACTCAAATGTTTTAAATCTGAATTCTCTAATGCAGATTTAATAGATGAAAAACAAATTTACAAATACTTCAATAACAAGATTTCTTGGGATGATTTCTTTGATGTTTACAGAGGTTTAAACTATTATGAGCTATCAACGAATGCTAATTATAAGTTTACTCAGAGGTTATTTAATAAATTAAATATTGATATTAAGAGCTTTAATAAATACTCAAAAAATAATTTGAATTTTCAAGATTATTACTTGAATTTATTTCAAGGTATTCATAGTTCATTTTCTAAAAAATATAAATCTATATTATTTTTAAAAGGTTACTCGGATAGTTTTATAGACGAAATAGAAGCTTTTGATACTTTTGATTTTGAGGTAGTTGAAATTCCTAACGAATTAAATCTAGATTTAAATAAACTGTATCAAAAAGAGTTAATCGAATATAATGCATTGTCCCTTTTTGATGTCAAAGAAGCAGATGTAATTGATGTTGAAAAAGAATATAAGAGTTGTCTTAAAACTTTCAAAAAACAACTTCAAGACGAGAATATTTTTGACCGTGAATTGTTATTGTCGTTACAATATGATAATGAATTTAAAAACAATATTTATTTTTCAAAATATCAAAAGCTACTAGAAATCTATAAGGCACGCTATTTAAACGAAGATACAAAAAGAAGAACAGTATCATTATCTTCTACTAGTGAAGAAATTGACATTGAAGATGATGAAAATCTAATGGTGCAAATATTAGCTAATATTGAAAAGATTGACTTAGAAATAGAGTTCCATACACCAGAACGAGTCGAAGTAAATCAAAGTAAAGGAAAAGGGAGAAGTTCAGGGCAATCAACAAATAATTTACCGTCTACAGGAATACCAAAATCAGACATTGGTTTTATTGGTGAAAAGTATGCTTTTGAATTGTTGAAAAAAACATACGATGAAGTTATTTGGAAATCAGAATATGCAATACGTGCTGGTTTTTCAGGAGGTAAAGATGGTTTTGGTTACGATTTCGAATGTATAAAGGACAATGAAACAAGGTATATTGAAGTAAAAGCTTCGACAACCTCAAATAACATGTTTCATATAAGTAAAAACGAAGTTAAAATTGGACACGCTAATACTGGTACATACGATGTTTTATTAATTTCTAATTTGTTATCAGATAATATCAAAGCACAGTATTTAAAAAATATTTTTGAATATCAAGAGAATGATACCTTTTTTGAAAATAATAGTTTTTTAGTAGAAACAGATGGTTACAAAATAAAGTTTAAATAA